A window from Bremerella sp. JC817 encodes these proteins:
- the nadC gene encoding carboxylating nicotinate-nucleotide diphosphorylase: protein MAKEFHQVAWDDLIQDDCRQLLALAVREDLGREHDWSTLSLIPESATGEVHIVARQEGVLAGCPIIPLMIEELELEIEATFHREDRAAIEPGDRLITLKGCVRDLLTTERVVLNFLGRMVGVATLTRTYARQVEGTKAKVYDTRKTTPGWRRLEKYAVNCGGGTNHRNGLYEAVMLKDNHLAWYTESTGKSAQLGDLVGIVRQFLIDQLGEAEGNRRIIEIEVDRLEQLQQVLPSQPDIVLLDNMDCETLTKAVQLRDQVAPEVQLEASGGINLKTIRGIAETGVDRISVGALTHSAVNVDLGYDWA from the coding sequence ATGGCCAAGGAATTTCACCAGGTCGCATGGGACGACCTGATTCAAGACGATTGCCGACAACTTCTGGCACTGGCTGTTCGCGAAGATCTGGGGCGAGAGCACGACTGGTCGACCCTCAGCTTGATTCCCGAATCGGCGACCGGCGAAGTCCACATCGTGGCTCGCCAGGAAGGGGTTCTCGCCGGCTGCCCGATCATCCCGCTGATGATCGAAGAACTGGAACTCGAGATCGAAGCGACCTTCCACCGCGAAGACCGCGCGGCGATCGAGCCAGGCGATCGCTTGATCACGCTGAAAGGGTGCGTTCGCGATCTGCTGACCACCGAACGGGTCGTGCTGAACTTCCTGGGCCGCATGGTGGGTGTCGCCACGCTGACCCGGACCTACGCTCGCCAGGTGGAAGGGACCAAAGCGAAGGTCTACGACACTCGCAAGACCACACCAGGCTGGCGGCGGCTCGAGAAGTACGCCGTGAACTGCGGCGGCGGAACGAATCATCGCAATGGTCTTTACGAGGCCGTGATGCTGAAAGATAACCACCTCGCCTGGTACACCGAGTCGACCGGCAAGTCGGCGCAACTGGGAGATCTGGTCGGCATCGTTCGCCAGTTTCTGATCGACCAACTGGGCGAGGCCGAAGGTAATCGCCGCATTATCGAAATCGAAGTCGACCGACTCGAGCAGCTTCAGCAGGTTCTACCAAGCCAGCCAGATATCGTGCTGCTGGATAACATGGACTGCGAAACCCTGACCAAAGCCGTTCAGCTTCGCGACCAGGTGGCCCCCGAAGTTCAACTGGAAGCCTCCGGCGGCATCAATCTGAAAACGATCCGTGGAATCGCCGAAACGGGCGTCGATCGGATCAGCGTCGGGGCACTGACCCATTCGGCGGTGAACGTCGACCTTGGCTACGACTGGGCTTGA